The following coding sequences lie in one Thermosulfuriphilus ammonigenes genomic window:
- a CDS encoding DEAD/DEAH box helicase, which translates to MSASIFDLHQLVINDYRDFVQSFIQITDERAREFIEQALVHEEHLWPEPLIQLSPAYKRTATVDDLAAEGLLHPETAQIFRTKEGKAFELYQHQVEAIRKAAAAQSFVVTSGTGSGKSFCYFIPIIDAILREPDLPRPVALIIYPLNALANSQLATLEELSRSYFKRTGKDFPITFKRYTGETPEEEREKIRRNPPHILLTNYVMAELLLVRPEDRPLLTSASKREAPFFLIFDELHTYRGRQGADVAMLVRRFKARLNRKPIIHIGTSATMVASRQASLEERRAAVAEFASRFFGHPFGANDIIDETLEPVTVGGPPSEEELKEGFARPFPEERNAYLKHPLVRYLEYEMGLEERDGALVRREPRPLSEVAKKLASLLGKEEEECLNKLRAALLHGIRFQVPGEPPLLAFKLHQFISQGQAVYATLEPLEKRRFSLERQITQEEDTLWAPLRFCRICGQDHYCVVQRSEDQFEAALPGEDYTEEGLKGYLTPHSPDLPELEELIPSEWRDRRGRLKNPWKDRVPRLVWVFPDGRFSWDEVEGAVPMWWQAERFWICPRCGEYYTAREGEYSKLAALSTEGRSSATTVLALSFLRRARETGALEAKLLSFTDNRQDASLQAGHFNDFVRVAMLRSALYQALKEHGQLQFDNVAREVVNHLGLEIGAIAQNPELDPQSSQAQEVWTTFESLTEYRIYEDLRRGWRVTQPNLEDVGLLRLEYLGLSELVEREELFEDIPGLDEAAPAERKEVLKAVLDYFRKRLAIETKALNPKHQSSLRRRSQEYLNEFWGLDPDNPSMLRASLMVRPRGNGFLPNVPHFKLTSRSLLGRYIQRTLSLSPQETELFLDHVLELLLKQGYLRRIENKGEHQCFRLESSCMRWVLGDGTPPPPDPVWSKRSTKRTSEVNKFFLKFYQEGARNLAYFEAREHTAQVVTPRERERRERRFRGEEKPPLPYLVCSPTMELGIDIADLDTVHLRNIPPTPANYAQRSGRAGRQGQPGLIVAYCGAYSPHDQYFFKNRQEMVAGNVRAPRIDLTNEALIEAHLHAEWLAQVSLPLRNSIQEVIELEQEDLPLKETVRSQLELSDRRLGELRLRLENILAQDQEELKKAGWFSENWLETKINNAAETFDRAFDRWRELFKAANAQLKEAQQLMWSTKKEDQERGRHLQEEALRQRNLLLQEGVAREEGDFYPYRYLASEGFLPGYNFPALPVRAWVPRGEQGEFISRPRFLAIREFGPQNIVYHEGSKWEVRKFQTPPGGLRKRLSFKKICLNCSAFTNAEDDCCPVCGIVFDGSTSEIIRLLEMPNVSLRRRERITCNEEERIRQGYVLQIAYRFAPAEGGLRLIEGEVPELLELQYAPSATILVVNHGWRTRRTEGFLVNLETGDLTNENEVETMRAAERENISRVKLGVWDTQNLLRLQLKDETLRNDLVFETTLMYALERGIEKVFQLEDSELVAEAVGQGEGRAILFYEASEGGAGVLRRLLEDPQALAEVAVEALKILHFDPESGKDLAEDDHFACYECLLSFSNQLVGKYLNRHRVKDFLMQLKEAPVKLKHGEKSRDEHYQWLLDRIDPRSPLERHFLGFLYERGLRLPDEAQKPIKEPRCLVDFFYEPNVCVFCDGEVHDHPDQQEQDQKIRQELRSLGYRVIAIRYDQGLEEQVSNYAEVFGILKRP; encoded by the coding sequence ATGAGCGCCTCCATCTTTGACCTGCACCAACTGGTCATCAATGATTACCGGGATTTTGTGCAATCCTTTATTCAGATCACGGATGAAAGGGCCCGGGAATTCATAGAACAGGCCTTAGTGCATGAAGAACACCTTTGGCCTGAGCCTTTGATCCAGCTCTCCCCTGCTTACAAACGGACGGCCACGGTAGACGACCTGGCAGCGGAAGGCCTTTTGCACCCGGAAACAGCTCAGATTTTCCGTACCAAAGAGGGCAAGGCCTTTGAGCTTTATCAGCATCAAGTAGAGGCCATCCGCAAAGCAGCGGCAGCCCAAAGCTTTGTGGTCACCTCAGGTACCGGCTCCGGAAAAAGCTTCTGCTACTTTATCCCTATCATTGACGCTATCCTCCGCGAGCCTGATCTCCCCCGTCCCGTAGCCTTGATCATTTATCCTTTAAACGCTTTGGCCAATTCCCAGCTTGCCACTTTAGAGGAGCTCTCTCGCTCTTATTTTAAAAGAACTGGCAAGGACTTTCCTATAACTTTTAAACGCTACACCGGAGAGACACCCGAAGAAGAAAGAGAAAAGATCCGCCGCAACCCTCCTCATATTCTTCTCACCAACTACGTTATGGCCGAACTCCTCCTTGTGCGCCCTGAGGATCGGCCTCTCCTCACCTCCGCCTCTAAAAGGGAGGCTCCATTTTTCCTGATCTTTGACGAACTGCATACCTATCGCGGGCGTCAGGGGGCCGATGTGGCCATGCTGGTAAGGAGGTTTAAGGCCAGACTAAACCGCAAGCCCATCATCCACATCGGTACCAGTGCGACCATGGTGGCCTCGCGCCAGGCCAGCTTAGAAGAAAGGCGGGCTGCGGTGGCCGAATTCGCTTCCCGGTTCTTCGGCCATCCTTTTGGGGCAAACGACATCATCGACGAAACTTTAGAGCCTGTAACCGTCGGGGGGCCTCCTTCCGAGGAAGAGCTTAAAGAGGGTTTCGCCCGGCCTTTTCCTGAGGAAAGGAATGCTTATCTGAAACATCCCCTGGTCCGGTATCTGGAATATGAAATGGGGCTTGAGGAAAGGGACGGTGCACTTGTTCGCCGGGAACCAAGGCCCCTTTCCGAAGTGGCCAAAAAGCTAGCTTCCTTACTCGGGAAAGAGGAAGAAGAATGTTTGAACAAACTCCGTGCAGCTCTCCTTCACGGCATACGTTTTCAGGTTCCCGGAGAACCGCCTCTTTTGGCTTTTAAGCTCCATCAATTTATCAGTCAGGGGCAAGCCGTTTACGCCACCCTTGAGCCCCTTGAGAAAAGGCGTTTTAGCCTGGAGCGACAGATCACCCAGGAGGAAGATACCCTCTGGGCCCCGCTTCGCTTCTGTCGTATCTGCGGCCAGGATCATTATTGCGTAGTCCAAAGATCCGAAGACCAGTTTGAAGCCGCCCTCCCAGGGGAAGATTATACCGAAGAGGGCCTGAAGGGGTATCTCACTCCCCATTCTCCGGACCTGCCCGAGCTTGAAGAACTCATTCCTTCTGAATGGCGTGATCGTAGGGGAAGACTTAAAAATCCGTGGAAAGATAGGGTCCCACGTCTAGTTTGGGTTTTTCCTGACGGAAGATTCTCCTGGGATGAGGTAGAAGGGGCGGTACCCATGTGGTGGCAGGCAGAGCGGTTTTGGATCTGCCCCCGGTGTGGGGAGTATTACACCGCCCGTGAAGGTGAATATTCCAAACTAGCCGCTCTTTCTACGGAAGGCAGGTCTTCGGCCACCACGGTCTTAGCCCTTTCCTTCTTGCGAAGGGCCCGGGAGACCGGGGCCCTAGAAGCAAAACTTTTATCTTTCACGGACAACCGCCAAGACGCTTCCCTTCAGGCTGGCCACTTTAATGATTTTGTTCGGGTGGCCATGCTTCGCTCAGCCCTTTATCAGGCCCTCAAAGAGCATGGCCAATTACAATTCGACAACGTGGCCCGGGAAGTGGTCAATCATCTGGGGCTTGAAATCGGCGCCATAGCCCAAAACCCGGAACTTGATCCTCAAAGTTCTCAAGCCCAGGAAGTTTGGACGACTTTTGAGAGCTTGACGGAATACCGAATATACGAAGACCTCCGCCGCGGCTGGAGGGTTACCCAACCGAACCTGGAAGACGTTGGTCTCCTCCGCCTGGAATATCTGGGCCTTTCGGAACTGGTCGAAAGAGAGGAGCTATTTGAAGACATACCGGGCTTAGACGAAGCAGCGCCTGCAGAGAGAAAAGAGGTCTTAAAGGCCGTTCTTGACTATTTTAGGAAACGTCTGGCCATTGAAACAAAGGCCCTTAATCCTAAGCACCAATCTTCTCTGAGACGTCGCTCCCAAGAGTACTTAAATGAATTCTGGGGGCTTGACCCTGACAATCCGTCTATGCTCAGGGCAAGCCTTATGGTACGCCCAAGAGGAAACGGGTTTCTGCCCAATGTTCCCCATTTTAAACTTACTTCCCGTTCTCTTTTGGGGCGTTATATTCAGCGCACGCTAAGCCTTTCCCCTCAGGAAACAGAACTCTTTTTAGACCATGTTCTTGAGTTGCTCCTTAAGCAGGGCTATCTCCGAAGGATCGAAAACAAAGGAGAACACCAATGCTTTCGGCTGGAGTCTTCTTGTATGCGGTGGGTCCTTGGAGACGGAACCCCGCCTCCTCCTGACCCTGTTTGGAGCAAGCGGAGCACAAAACGAACTTCTGAAGTAAACAAATTCTTTCTCAAATTTTATCAGGAAGGGGCCCGAAATTTAGCCTATTTTGAGGCCCGGGAACACACCGCCCAGGTGGTAACCCCTAGGGAAAGAGAAAGACGCGAAAGGCGCTTTAGGGGAGAAGAGAAGCCTCCCCTGCCTTATCTGGTCTGTTCTCCCACCATGGAGCTTGGTATAGATATCGCCGACCTTGATACCGTGCACTTACGAAACATCCCTCCTACCCCGGCCAACTACGCCCAGCGCAGCGGGCGGGCCGGCAGGCAGGGTCAACCAGGCTTGATCGTCGCCTATTGTGGAGCTTACAGCCCGCACGACCAATACTTCTTTAAAAACCGCCAGGAGATGGTGGCCGGAAACGTTAGAGCCCCAAGGATTGACCTTACCAACGAAGCCCTCATCGAAGCCCACCTTCACGCGGAATGGTTGGCCCAAGTAAGCCTTCCTTTAAGGAATTCTATCCAGGAAGTGATTGAGCTCGAACAAGAAGATTTGCCTTTAAAAGAGACCGTCAGATCCCAATTAGAGCTTTCCGACCGGCGTTTAGGCGAACTTCGTCTTCGGTTAGAAAACATCTTGGCCCAGGACCAGGAAGAACTAAAGAAGGCAGGCTGGTTTAGTGAAAATTGGCTTGAAACCAAGATTAATAACGCCGCGGAGACCTTTGACCGGGCCTTTGACCGCTGGCGCGAACTTTTTAAGGCCGCAAACGCCCAGTTGAAAGAAGCTCAACAGCTCATGTGGAGCACCAAAAAAGAAGATCAGGAAAGAGGGCGGCACCTTCAAGAAGAGGCCCTGCGACAAAGAAATCTTCTCCTCCAGGAAGGAGTGGCTCGGGAGGAAGGAGATTTTTATCCTTATCGTTATCTCGCCAGCGAAGGCTTTCTCCCCGGATATAATTTTCCGGCTTTACCGGTAAGGGCCTGGGTGCCGCGGGGAGAACAAGGCGAGTTTATTTCTCGCCCCAGATTCCTGGCTATCCGGGAGTTCGGACCACAAAATATCGTTTACCACGAAGGGTCTAAGTGGGAGGTTAGAAAATTCCAGACCCCTCCGGGAGGGCTTCGAAAGCGATTAAGTTTCAAGAAAATTTGCCTCAATTGTTCGGCTTTTACCAACGCCGAAGACGACTGCTGTCCGGTCTGTGGTATTGTCTTTGACGGATCAACTTCAGAAATCATTCGCCTTTTGGAAATGCCCAATGTTTCTTTGAGACGCCGGGAAAGAATAACCTGTAACGAAGAAGAACGAATCCGCCAGGGCTACGTGCTCCAGATAGCCTATCGTTTTGCCCCTGCGGAAGGCGGGCTACGCCTTATTGAAGGAGAAGTTCCCGAGCTTTTGGAACTCCAATATGCCCCTTCAGCTACCATCTTGGTCGTTAATCATGGCTGGCGGACGCGGCGGACGGAGGGTTTTCTCGTAAACCTCGAAACCGGAGACTTAACAAACGAAAACGAAGTCGAGACTATGCGCGCAGCGGAAAGGGAAAATATAAGCCGGGTGAAGCTCGGTGTCTGGGATACCCAAAACCTTTTGCGCTTGCAACTGAAAGACGAAACCCTAAGGAATGATCTCGTGTTTGAGACCACGCTCATGTATGCGCTTGAAAGGGGAATCGAGAAGGTCTTTCAACTTGAGGACTCTGAACTGGTGGCCGAGGCCGTGGGGCAGGGAGAAGGGAGAGCCATTTTGTTTTACGAGGCTTCTGAAGGTGGGGCCGGGGTATTGCGCCGCCTCTTGGAGGACCCTCAGGCTTTGGCAGAGGTGGCGGTTGAGGCCCTGAAAATCCTCCACTTTGATCCTGAAAGCGGAAAAGATCTTGCAGAAGACGATCACTTCGCCTGTTACGAATGTCTGCTCAGTTTTTCCAATCAGCTTGTGGGCAAATACCTCAATCGGCACCGGGTTAAGGACTTTCTGATGCAGCTTAAAGAGGCACCGGTGAAACTCAAACACGGAGAAAAGAGCAGAGACGAGCACTACCAATGGCTTCTAGACCGGATAGATCCTCGTTCTCCCTTAGAAAGACATTTCCTGGGTTTCCTTTACGAAAGGGGCTTGCGCCTTCCCGACGAGGCCCAAAAACCCATAAAGGAGCCTCGTTGTTTGGTGGACTTCTTTTATGAACCCAATGTATGTGTTTTTTGCGATGGCGAGGTTCATGATCACCCGGATCAACAGGAGCAAGACCAAAAAATCCGTCAGGAACTGCGAAGTCTCGGATACCGGGTTATTGCCATTCGGTATGACCAAGGTCTCGAGGAACAAGTCTCCAATTACGCCGAGGTCTTTGGAATCTTAAAAAGGCCTTAG
- a CDS encoding helix-turn-helix domain-containing protein, protein MKTLKREDLIKLVGERIKRARKISRLSLRALAKEVGLSPTAISKYERGLIAPNSQVIIKISRACGLNPDFFLKPPKKIKFSPIEYRAHRSLPKKEKEALFERVRAWLENYLEIEDLLGESIEYEPFGREVATYEEVERAAEELRNRWGLGLAPIASLVTLLEDKGIKVGLFEMPEKCSAFAFWANGNPVIAANRVFPGDRLRFSLAHELGHLVLRIKDKHLEEEKACFRFAGAFLIPQAVAARELKASMGLSELVFLKLKYGLSVQALIYRARELGIINERRFRGLYQMLRAKGWHKREPGPEYPREEPLRFKRLVCRALEEGFISPLRAKELLDLPSVEDLPCR, encoded by the coding sequence ATGAAGACTTTAAAAAGGGAAGATCTCATTAAACTGGTAGGGGAAAGAATCAAGCGAGCAAGGAAAATAAGTAGGCTTAGCCTAAGAGCTTTGGCCAAGGAAGTTGGCCTCAGCCCTACCGCTATTTCCAAATATGAAAGGGGGCTAATAGCTCCCAACTCCCAAGTTATCATCAAGATAAGCCGAGCTTGCGGCTTAAACCCTGACTTTTTCTTAAAGCCACCGAAGAAGATCAAGTTTAGCCCGATAGAATATCGGGCCCATAGAAGCCTTCCCAAAAAGGAAAAAGAAGCCCTTTTTGAAAGAGTTAGAGCTTGGCTTGAGAACTATCTCGAAATAGAAGATCTCCTTGGGGAGTCCATAGAGTATGAACCTTTCGGTAGGGAAGTGGCCACTTACGAAGAAGTAGAAAGGGCCGCCGAAGAGTTAAGAAATCGGTGGGGCCTTGGGCTAGCTCCAATTGCCAGTTTGGTTACCCTGCTTGAGGACAAGGGCATAAAGGTAGGGCTTTTTGAGATGCCAGAGAAGTGTAGCGCTTTCGCTTTTTGGGCTAACGGAAACCCTGTTATAGCAGCCAATAGAGTTTTTCCTGGGGACCGTTTAAGGTTTTCTCTGGCCCATGAGCTTGGACATTTGGTTTTGAGGATTAAAGATAAACACCTAGAAGAAGAGAAAGCTTGTTTCCGGTTTGCTGGGGCCTTTTTAATTCCCCAAGCGGTAGCGGCCAGGGAGTTAAAGGCTTCCATGGGGTTAAGCGAGTTGGTTTTTCTCAAGCTCAAGTATGGCCTAAGCGTTCAGGCCTTAATCTACCGGGCAAGGGAGCTAGGAATCATTAACGAGAGAAGGTTTAGAGGTCTCTATCAAATGCTAAGAGCCAAGGGATGGCACAAGAGAGAACCTGGACCAGAATACCCCCGGGAAGAACCTTTGAGGTTTAAAAGGCTTGTGTGTAGGGCTTTAGAGGAAGGCTTTATCTCTCCGCTCAGGGCCAAAGAGTTGCTTGACCTTCCATCTGTTGAAGATTTACCCTGTAGATGA
- a CDS encoding plasmid mobilization protein, which yields MSKGKVITVTLSEETWRELRRRAALAGKSISAFVRERIEEELGQKGNIYEEVHRELEEIARKVGGHLERWNREELYDL from the coding sequence ATGAGCAAGGGAAAGGTTATCACCGTAACCCTTTCCGAAGAAACTTGGAGGGAGCTTAGAAGAAGGGCTGCTCTGGCGGGGAAAAGCATTTCCGCTTTCGTCCGGGAACGGATAGAAGAAGAGCTGGGACAAAAAGGGAACATTTATGAAGAAGTTCACAGGGAACTGGAAGAGATAGCCCGGAAAGTAGGGGGGCACCTGGAAAGGTGGAACCGGGAAGAACTTTATGACTTATAA
- a CDS encoding ribbon-helix-helix domain-containing protein has translation MGERKMFATRLDQDLLKELKHLAVEQNRRLNDLLEEAMRDLLRKYGKEVEEGQGKG, from the coding sequence ATGGGCGAACGCAAAATGTTTGCTACTCGGTTAGATCAAGACCTCTTGAAGGAGTTAAAGCACCTGGCTGTGGAGCAAAACCGCCGATTAAACGACCTCCTCGAGGAGGCCATGCGAGACCTCCTCCGCAAATACGGGAAGGAAGTCGAGGAGGGCCAGGGGAAAGGTTAA
- a CDS encoding PIN domain-containing protein produces the protein MTYKAFFDTNILAYEFELKDPKKRAIARQLLAEWRPSGRMMISVQVLQELYVVLTRKMGIAEEDAESIVQRYAKLPTIVITDPPLVLRGIEISRKYKISFWDALIVSAAKKGGCRVLFTEDLSHGMKLEGVEIINPFKGNPYLNL, from the coding sequence ATGACTTATAAGGCGTTTTTTGACACTAACATCCTGGCTTACGAGTTTGAACTAAAAGATCCGAAGAAGAGGGCTATTGCGAGACAGCTTCTTGCCGAGTGGAGACCCTCGGGTCGAATGATGATTTCGGTGCAGGTTTTACAGGAACTTTACGTAGTCCTTACCAGAAAGATGGGAATCGCCGAAGAAGATGCCGAATCCATAGTACAGCGGTATGCCAAATTACCGACCATAGTAATCACGGATCCGCCGCTTGTACTACGGGGAATAGAGATAAGCCGGAAGTATAAAATTTCTTTCTGGGATGCGCTTATTGTCAGTGCGGCAAAGAAAGGAGGTTGCAGGGTTCTCTTCACGGAGGATCTATCCCACGGCATGAAGCTTGAAGGGGTGGAGATCATCAATCCGTTTAAGGGTA
- a CDS encoding IS630 family transposase: MDSSPPKVPKIDARKLPPKAQEALRFRAVHAVLEQGKTQEEVAQMLGIARTTVTYWLKLYRQGGEEALKIKPRGRPKGGKLLGWQAATICSIIRDRCPDQLKLPFSLWTREAVGQLIERKFGIRLSIWTVGRYLRRWNFTPQKPLKRAYERNPKEVKAWLEKEYPRIRKRAKEEGAEIWWGDETGIRSDHQAGRSWAPRGETPVVEVSGKRFRFNMISAINNRGKLKFMIFRERFTTEVFLEFLRRLIRSREKGRKIYLIVDNHRVHRAKRIKEWLKGKEDELELHYLPRYSPELNPDEYLNQDVKTNAGGRRRKRSMEEMEGNVRSYLMSTQRQPEIVRSYFRAPMVRYALD, encoded by the coding sequence ATGGACTCTAGCCCTCCAAAAGTTCCCAAAATAGACGCACGTAAACTTCCTCCCAAAGCTCAAGAAGCTTTGCGTTTTAGAGCCGTCCACGCCGTGTTGGAACAAGGAAAAACCCAGGAAGAAGTGGCCCAAATGTTGGGAATAGCCAGAACCACTGTGACTTACTGGCTAAAACTTTATCGCCAAGGTGGGGAGGAAGCCCTTAAAATCAAGCCTCGCGGACGTCCTAAGGGAGGAAAACTTTTGGGCTGGCAAGCAGCTACCATTTGTAGCATCATCCGGGACCGTTGTCCTGATCAGTTGAAGCTTCCCTTTTCCCTTTGGACCAGGGAGGCGGTGGGGCAACTGATAGAGAGGAAGTTTGGGATAAGGCTTTCGATATGGACGGTGGGCCGGTATTTGAGGCGATGGAATTTCACGCCGCAGAAGCCTTTGAAACGGGCCTATGAAAGAAATCCGAAGGAAGTAAAGGCCTGGCTTGAGAAGGAGTATCCCCGGATAAGGAAGAGGGCCAAGGAGGAAGGGGCAGAGATTTGGTGGGGAGATGAGACAGGGATCAGGTCAGATCATCAAGCGGGGAGGAGTTGGGCGCCGAGGGGAGAGACACCGGTGGTGGAGGTGAGCGGCAAGAGATTTCGATTCAATATGATTTCTGCCATCAACAACCGGGGGAAGCTTAAGTTTATGATTTTTAGGGAGAGATTTACGACAGAAGTTTTTCTTGAATTTTTAAGAAGGCTGATAAGATCACGAGAAAAGGGGCGGAAGATTTATCTTATAGTGGATAATCACCGTGTGCATCGGGCAAAGAGGATTAAGGAGTGGTTGAAGGGCAAAGAGGACGAGTTGGAACTGCATTATTTGCCGAGATACAGTCCGGAGCTTAATCCGGATGAGTATTTGAACCAGGATGTGAAGACGAATGCGGGGGGGAGGCGCCGGAAGCGGAGCATGGAGGAGATGGAGGGTAATGTACGCAGCTATCTTATGAGCACGCAGAGGCAGCCGGAGATAGTAAGGAGTTACTTTCGTGCTCCGATGGTAAGGTATGCCTTAGATTGA
- a CDS encoding type II toxin-antitoxin system Phd/YefM family antitoxin: MVSATEARIRFGELIRRVVEEGEPVLVERGGKPYVVLLSVEEYERLKAAQKKETWRETVKEILRLGTRIKSRRKGEPLTPPEDIIRELREERDAQLPRLR, from the coding sequence GTGGTTAGCGCTACCGAAGCCCGGATTCGTTTTGGAGAGCTTATCCGAAGGGTGGTGGAGGAGGGGGAGCCTGTTCTTGTAGAAAGGGGTGGAAAGCCCTACGTAGTGCTTCTTTCCGTAGAAGAATATGAACGTCTTAAGGCTGCCCAGAAAAAAGAAACCTGGCGCGAAACCGTTAAAGAGATTTTACGTTTGGGGACCCGCATAAAATCCCGCAGAAAAGGAGAACCCCTTACCCCGCCTGAAGATATCATCCGCGAGCTGCGTGAGGAAAGAGATGCCCAGCTCCCCCGTCTGCGTTGA
- a CDS encoding ImmA/IrrE family metallo-endopeptidase produces MNVNAVYLTMRSRYIQDPSWENFFALIGSLLYKFPILSKVPLGLREVEGLINECGLEVCEVLLNACHGLALALSPLEKVRKKLREEIQTPPGVDLIDQDLARKEIFWKLVRHAKQGQNRLILLKAGLEPKVKAYVLAHELGHHLLGHVLEECKVEGWLQEVHADTTAVWLTGLPSPFRSKEENRLIAELVGYDKNKAAAGGSA; encoded by the coding sequence ATGAACGTAAATGCCGTCTACTTAACGATGAGAAGCCGCTATATCCAAGACCCGTCTTGGGAAAACTTCTTCGCCCTTATTGGCTCCTTACTTTACAAGTTTCCGATCCTTTCCAAGGTCCCTCTTGGACTTAGGGAAGTGGAAGGTCTGATAAATGAATGCGGGCTCGAAGTGTGCGAGGTCCTCCTCAACGCTTGTCATGGTCTGGCTCTTGCCCTCAGTCCCTTAGAAAAGGTTCGTAAAAAGCTTAGAGAGGAAATTCAAACTCCGCCAGGGGTTGACTTAATAGACCAAGATCTAGCCAGAAAGGAAATTTTTTGGAAGTTGGTTAGGCACGCTAAACAAGGACAGAACAGACTCATTTTACTCAAAGCCGGGCTCGAGCCGAAGGTAAAGGCTTACGTCCTGGCTCATGAGCTTGGACATCACCTTCTAGGCCACGTCCTTGAGGAGTGCAAGGTGGAGGGTTGGCTCCAGGAGGTCCATGCCGATACTACAGCCGTTTGGTTGACCGGGCTCCCGAGCCCGTTTCGTTCAAAGGAGGAAAACCGCCTAATCGCTGAGCTGGTGGGCTACGACAAAAACAAGGCTGCGGCGGGCGGTTCTGCGTGA
- a CDS encoding type II toxin-antitoxin system VapC family toxin has protein sequence MPSSPVCVDASFVIRLLESTDPHSPVMRLWIAWHEDGRPIVAPSLLYYEVTNALYRYVVHGELLAEEASELLELALKLNIDLYGDTDLHQRALNLAKKLSLPATYDAHYLALAERLGAEFWTADKRLVRSVQKVMPWVRLIK, from the coding sequence ATGCCCAGCTCCCCCGTCTGCGTTGATGCAAGTTTTGTCATAAGGCTTCTGGAAAGTACCGATCCTCATTCTCCTGTTATGCGCTTGTGGATAGCATGGCACGAGGATGGGCGTCCGATAGTGGCTCCTTCATTGCTATACTACGAAGTAACTAATGCTCTGTACCGCTATGTCGTTCACGGAGAACTTTTAGCTGAGGAAGCCTCCGAATTGCTGGAACTGGCTTTAAAACTGAATATTGATCTTTATGGAGATACGGATTTACACCAGCGTGCTTTAAATCTAGCCAAGAAGCTTTCTCTGCCAGCAACATATGACGCCCACTATTTGGCTTTGGCTGAACGGCTCGGGGCTGAATTCTGGACGGCTGATAAACGTTTGGTACGAAGCGTACAAAAAGTAATGCCGTGGGTGCGCTTAATAAAGTGA
- a CDS encoding coiled-coil domain-containing protein 22, whose amino-acid sequence MKIKVKKKFEKIQREIEKIEAKIQDLEQKAAALKGQNGTLKEEIGAILAKINLGELSEDARKEAEKKRKRIESNELELEGLRLALESLRERLEEKHKELQRVRVEVYLELRKKVIERTKRELERYNERAQELAKIHAILKQGLNWLSNMEFAMQDFGYKRDKKPEEALGNLLEQPWTRPHAKVEVLQKVNPGRFEYRLYWPSLDEALREEGLDFLAHKVDPSLDEARKIEAVDLALGLLK is encoded by the coding sequence ATGAAGATCAAAGTCAAAAAGAAGTTTGAGAAAATACAGCGTGAGATCGAGAAAATCGAAGCCAAAATCCAAGATCTTGAGCAAAAGGCTGCGGCTCTCAAAGGGCAGAACGGAACCCTCAAGGAGGAGATCGGCGCAATCTTAGCCAAGATCAACCTTGGAGAACTCTCCGAAGATGCTCGGAAGGAAGCAGAGAAGAAGAGAAAGCGGATAGAGTCTAATGAGTTAGAGCTAGAAGGGCTCCGGTTGGCCTTGGAGAGCTTGAGAGAGCGGCTTGAAGAGAAACACAAAGAGCTCCAGCGTGTCCGCGTGGAAGTTTATCTTGAGCTGCGGAAGAAGGTGATTGAGCGCACCAAAAGGGAGCTGGAGCGTTACAACGAGAGAGCCCAAGAGCTCGCTAAGATCCATGCGATCTTAAAGCAGGGCCTCAATTGGCTTTCTAACATGGAATTCGCTATGCAGGACTTTGGCTACAAGCGGGACAAAAAACCGGAAGAAGCTTTGGGTAACCTCTTGGAGCAGCCTTGGACTCGCCCCCATGCCAAGGTTGAGGTTTTGCAGAAAGTCAACCCGGGACGTTTCGAGTACCGGCTATACTGGCCTTCTTTAGATGAGGCACTAAGGGAGGAAGGCCTCGACTTTCTGGCCCACAAGGTGGACCCTAGCCTTGACGAAGCCCGTAAGATCGAGGCCGTGGATTTGGCCCTGGGACTTCTTAAGTAA
- a CDS encoding PIN domain-containing protein, whose amino-acid sequence MILVLDASVLIDLCHSGLTALLSNLGKIVITDLVLFEIDEPLLPEFEAEVFEFVDVTEILALRAEHRSLSLADASAFLCAKELTVQKEVILLTGDSKLRKLCKACNIPYHGILWVLDQFLKRGLISPKVACQALKKILAKDSWLPKEEVNKRLKAWC is encoded by the coding sequence ATGATCCTGGTCCTCGATGCATCGGTTTTAATTGATTTATGCCACAGCGGCCTAACAGCTCTACTTAGTAATCTCGGTAAAATCGTAATAACAGACTTGGTTCTTTTTGAAATTGACGAGCCTTTACTGCCCGAATTTGAGGCCGAAGTTTTTGAGTTTGTAGATGTAACTGAGATTTTAGCGCTCCGTGCTGAACACCGGAGCCTTTCTTTGGCCGATGCTAGTGCCTTTTTGTGTGCTAAGGAGCTAACTGTTCAAAAGGAGGTAATCCTTTTAACCGGAGACAGTAAACTGAGGAAACTTTGTAAGGCTTGCAATATTCCTTATCATGGAATTTTATGGGTCCTGGATCAGTTCTTAAAAAGAGGTCTGATTTCTCCTAAAGTAGCTTGTCAGGCTCTTAAAAAGATCTTGGCTAAGGATAGCTGGTTGCCCAAAGAAGAAGTAAATAAGCGGCTTAAAGCATGGTGTTAA